In the genome of Candidatus Falkowbacteria bacterium, the window TCTAATGAGATCAGGGAACTGTTCGGTAGCATGAGCCGCGGTTGGGGCTCTTTGCCGGTCAATGCCACGATCGGCAAGACGGTTTGGCGGACTTCGATTTTCCCTGACAAGAAGAAAGGGACCTACATCTTGCCGCTCAAGGCAGAAATCAGAAAAAAGGAAGGTATCGAGGCCGGGGATGAGCTGGTCCTAGCTCTGGAAATCATGATCTGACTGCTAATATCAAACGAATAATAAAGAAGGGTCACAGCCACAATGGCTGAGGCGCTTTTTTTTGTTTATTTTTAGCTAAATTTGTTCATCTCCTGGGCATTGACAAAACATTGGATTCGT includes:
- a CDS encoding DUF1905 domain-containing protein yields the protein MKGLRYEIKAEVWLYQGAGSWYFVSVPPAISNEIRELFGSMSRGWGSLPVNATIGKTVWRTSIFPDKKKGTYILPLKAEIRKKEGIEAGDELVLALEIMI